Proteins co-encoded in one Corynebacterium tuberculostearicum genomic window:
- a CDS encoding tetratricopeptide repeat protein has product MTSANNAYVGGALDLSQVKARAEARQKAQESPHTNASGVQPFFTVTESNFEQDVVRRSAEVPVVVLIGTARSTQSEQLRTDLQDLAMQGNLSFLVAYVDADATPQVAQVFGVKNLPTVVALGAGQPLTNFEGAQPKDALKQWVETLVQNVGPQLKGLQGDHGSEQPQEEEEDPRLQEAESFLNAGDFDGALNVYNSILDSEPDNVQIKQARDTTILLKRLDPANQTDDPIAAAEGDKEDVDKQMRAADAEVVAGAPEKAFERLIETMKATAGDKKAQVRERLLELFGLFDANDPRVLEARTKLASALY; this is encoded by the coding sequence ATGACTTCAGCAAATAATGCTTATGTAGGAGGCGCGCTTGATCTCAGCCAGGTCAAAGCCCGCGCTGAGGCGCGCCAGAAGGCGCAGGAGTCGCCGCACACAAACGCTAGTGGGGTCCAGCCGTTCTTTACGGTTACAGAGTCTAATTTCGAACAAGACGTGGTGCGCCGCTCTGCGGAAGTTCCAGTGGTCGTTCTCATTGGTACTGCCCGTTCCACGCAGTCAGAGCAGTTGCGGACCGATCTCCAGGATTTGGCTATGCAAGGAAACCTCAGTTTCCTCGTTGCCTATGTAGATGCGGATGCTACTCCGCAGGTGGCGCAGGTCTTCGGCGTTAAGAATCTGCCTACCGTGGTGGCGTTGGGCGCTGGTCAGCCGCTGACTAATTTTGAAGGCGCGCAGCCGAAGGACGCGCTCAAGCAATGGGTAGAAACCCTAGTGCAAAATGTTGGTCCACAGTTGAAGGGTTTGCAGGGCGATCATGGATCGGAACAGCCCCAAGAGGAAGAAGAGGATCCGCGCCTCCAGGAAGCAGAGAGCTTCTTGAATGCCGGCGATTTTGATGGTGCGCTCAACGTCTACAACTCCATTTTGGACTCCGAGCCCGATAACGTGCAGATTAAACAGGCACGCGATACCACGATCCTGCTCAAGCGCCTAGACCCAGCTAACCAGACCGATGACCCGATTGCGGCTGCGGAAGGGGATAAGGAGGACGTCGATAAGCAAATGCGTGCTGCGGATGCCGAGGTAGTGGCGGGAGCACCGGAGAAAGCATTTGAACGTCTCATTGAAACGATGAAGGCAACAGCAGGTGACAAGAAGGCACAGGTCCGAGAACGCTTGCTAGAGCTTTTCGGCCTCTTCGACGCAAATGACCCGCGTGTCCTGGAAGCGCGCACCAAGCTGGCGAGTGCCCTGTACTAG
- a CDS encoding electron transfer flavoprotein subunit beta/FixA family protein yields MPTIVALVKHVPDTWSTKTLEDDHTLDRTSVDNVIDEVNEFSVEQALRLRGDNPDAGFKVVALTMGPAQADEALRKALAMGADDAVLVSDDSLAGADALSTAWTLNAALNKLDDVQLITAGTEASDASTGLLTGLLAEYRQLPALTALHKVELADGTVQGIRDDARGTWELEAPLPAIVSVTDKSDKPRFPNFKGLMAAKKAEITTFSLAELGIEAIAPTTAVTAAEKRPPRTAGEVISEPNPQDAAKKIADFLSAKNLI; encoded by the coding sequence ATGCCAACTATCGTGGCTCTGGTCAAACACGTGCCGGATACGTGGTCTACCAAGACCTTGGAAGATGACCACACCCTGGATCGCACCTCCGTGGATAACGTCATTGATGAAGTTAATGAATTCTCCGTGGAACAAGCCCTGCGCCTGCGCGGCGATAATCCTGATGCAGGGTTCAAGGTGGTAGCGCTGACTATGGGTCCGGCCCAGGCGGACGAGGCTCTGCGCAAGGCACTGGCCATGGGCGCCGATGATGCGGTGCTCGTCTCCGATGACTCGCTGGCCGGCGCGGACGCACTGTCGACCGCATGGACTCTTAATGCTGCGCTGAACAAGCTTGACGACGTCCAGCTGATCACCGCAGGCACTGAAGCTTCTGATGCCTCCACCGGCCTCCTTACCGGACTGCTCGCCGAATACCGCCAGCTGCCAGCCCTTACCGCCCTACACAAGGTAGAGCTAGCTGACGGCACCGTGCAGGGCATCCGCGATGATGCCCGCGGCACTTGGGAACTAGAGGCGCCGCTGCCGGCGATTGTCTCCGTGACCGATAAGAGCGACAAGCCCCGCTTCCCCAATTTCAAGGGCCTAATGGCTGCCAAGAAGGCGGAAATTACAACTTTCTCGCTGGCTGAGCTGGGTATCGAAGCAATCGCGCCTACTACCGCCGTTACGGCCGCTGAGAAGCGCCCACCGCGTACCGCCGGCGAGGTTATCTCTGAGCCCAACCCACAAGACGCAGCGAAGAAGATCGCTGACTTCCTGTCCGCAAAGAACTTGATTTAG
- a CDS encoding maltotransferase domain-containing protein — protein MTTRLGIDDVRPLISAGSVASKAVVGEVIPVTALVWREGHDAVSATLSAWAARTTATSSVTMQADPHDQDRVHGVFTPGTQGTWFFRVDAWSDPIATWKNAVTKKMAAGQSAAELANDLHHGADLFSRAALQTPSDVVAPLFVAARDLADESKDVDKRVQVALSDEVADILHSHPLRDLLVEGAIHEVYVERPAALYNSWYELFPRSTGGWNEEGNPVHGTFETTAKALERVADMGFDTVYFPPIHPIGEVHRKGKNNSVVAEPGDVGSPWAIQDHSTTHPDLGTMEDFKKLVSRAQELGLEVALDFALQASPDHPWAKSHPEFFTVLPDGTIAYAENPPKKYQDIYPLNFDNASDSIYHEIYETLMIWVEAGVRTFRVDNPHTKPANFWDWLITRVHATHPDVIFLAEAFTRAPRLFGLAKAGFSQSYSYFTWQTSKYELTQFGQMHVEQADICRPNLFVNTPDILHESLQTGGRAMFAIRAVLAATMSPLWGVYSGFELYEHTPVAPGSEEYLDSEKYELRPRDFAAAAKSGDSLESYIRLLNQIRRDNPALQQLRTLRFHDTDNEAIIAYSKADPATGNVVLVVVNLDPRNAQEATVSVDMRAIGRHPGESYTVQDTITGSAYHWSERNFVRLEPLRDVAHVFVLPHADHALQEQLAWRDVTDYRP, from the coding sequence ATGACTACTCGCCTTGGTATTGACGATGTCCGCCCACTTATTTCCGCTGGTTCTGTAGCCTCCAAAGCCGTTGTAGGCGAGGTAATTCCCGTCACTGCTTTAGTCTGGCGTGAGGGCCACGACGCAGTCTCGGCTACCTTGTCCGCATGGGCGGCACGTACCACGGCCACATCCTCCGTCACCATGCAGGCGGATCCGCACGACCAAGATCGCGTACATGGCGTATTTACCCCAGGTACCCAAGGCACCTGGTTTTTTCGAGTTGACGCCTGGTCCGATCCCATCGCCACTTGGAAGAATGCAGTAACCAAAAAGATGGCGGCTGGGCAGTCCGCTGCCGAGTTGGCCAATGATCTCCACCATGGCGCGGACCTGTTTTCGCGGGCCGCTTTGCAAACCCCGTCTGATGTGGTGGCACCGCTCTTTGTGGCCGCGCGGGATTTGGCGGATGAGTCTAAGGACGTCGACAAGCGGGTGCAGGTAGCGCTTTCGGATGAAGTGGCAGATATCCTTCACTCGCACCCGCTGCGGGACCTTCTGGTGGAGGGTGCAATCCACGAGGTTTATGTGGAACGCCCCGCTGCGCTGTATAACTCGTGGTACGAGCTCTTTCCCCGCTCAACGGGCGGCTGGAATGAAGAGGGAAATCCTGTTCACGGTACATTTGAGACCACAGCTAAGGCACTGGAACGCGTGGCCGATATGGGCTTCGATACAGTCTATTTTCCGCCGATCCATCCCATCGGAGAAGTACACCGCAAGGGCAAGAATAACTCGGTCGTTGCAGAGCCTGGGGATGTTGGAAGCCCTTGGGCCATCCAGGACCACTCCACCACCCATCCGGACTTGGGCACAATGGAGGATTTTAAGAAACTCGTCTCGCGCGCCCAAGAGCTTGGTCTCGAAGTTGCGCTCGATTTTGCACTGCAGGCATCGCCTGATCACCCGTGGGCAAAAAGCCACCCGGAATTTTTCACCGTTCTTCCGGATGGCACCATCGCCTATGCTGAAAATCCACCGAAGAAGTACCAGGATATCTATCCGCTCAACTTCGATAACGCATCGGATTCCATCTACCACGAGATCTATGAAACCTTGATGATTTGGGTCGAAGCTGGGGTGAGGACCTTCCGCGTGGATAATCCGCACACCAAGCCGGCAAACTTTTGGGATTGGTTGATTACTCGCGTACACGCCACTCATCCGGATGTCATCTTTTTGGCCGAGGCCTTTACTCGTGCTCCTCGTCTTTTTGGCCTAGCCAAGGCCGGCTTTTCCCAGTCCTACAGCTATTTCACGTGGCAGACCTCCAAGTACGAGCTAACCCAATTTGGCCAAATGCACGTGGAGCAAGCGGATATCTGCCGCCCTAATCTCTTTGTCAATACACCGGATATTTTGCACGAGTCCTTGCAAACTGGAGGGCGCGCCATGTTTGCCATTCGCGCTGTCCTAGCTGCCACCATGTCACCTCTGTGGGGTGTTTATTCCGGCTTCGAGTTGTACGAGCACACCCCGGTAGCGCCGGGTTCGGAAGAATACCTCGACTCTGAGAAGTATGAACTGCGCCCACGCGATTTTGCCGCGGCCGCAAAGTCCGGTGACTCCTTGGAGTCTTATATCCGGCTACTCAATCAGATTCGCCGCGATAATCCCGCATTGCAGCAATTGCGCACCCTGCGATTCCATGACACCGACAACGAGGCCATCATTGCCTATTCCAAGGCGGATCCGGCCACCGGCAACGTGGTCCTCGTCGTGGTCAATTTGGATCCGCGAAACGCGCAGGAAGCTACCGTGTCAGTAGATATGCGGGCTATCGGCCGTCACCCCGGCGAATCTTATACCGTGCAAGACACCATTACCGGCTCTGCTTATCACTGGTCAGAGCGCAACTTTGTGCGCTTGGAACCGCTTCGCGACGTCGCCCATGTCTTTGTCCTGCCCCACGCCGATCACGCCCTCCAAGAACAGCTCGCTTGGCGCGACGTGACCGATTATCGCCCTTAA
- a CDS encoding ABC transporter ATP-binding protein has protein sequence MEGVNDVTPTDQDWLVDFRGVELRRGGKTLVGPVDWQVELDERWVIIGPNGAGKTSLVRMAAAEQFPSKGTAFLMGEQIGKTDMRDLRALIGISSAAVQSRIPDNERVDDLVVSAGYAVLGRWREEYQDMDFSRADDILAQVGATHLKERTWGTLSEGEKKRVVLARALMSNPELLILDEPSAGMDLGGREDLVGYLGDLAMDPDAPAIVMITHHVEEIPYGFTHAMLLDEGKVVAKGLINSVLTSENLTRAFHQPIQVDRIGQRYFARRASL, from the coding sequence ATGGAAGGCGTGAACGACGTAACTCCTACTGATCAAGACTGGCTCGTAGATTTCCGCGGCGTTGAGCTGCGCCGGGGTGGCAAGACTCTCGTGGGTCCTGTGGATTGGCAAGTAGAGCTTGATGAGCGCTGGGTCATCATTGGGCCCAACGGGGCAGGCAAGACTTCCTTGGTACGCATGGCCGCGGCCGAACAATTCCCCTCGAAAGGCACCGCCTTTTTGATGGGGGAGCAAATTGGCAAGACGGACATGCGCGATCTGCGCGCGCTCATTGGCATTTCCTCCGCGGCGGTGCAATCACGGATCCCAGACAACGAGCGCGTAGACGATCTCGTTGTCTCCGCCGGCTACGCAGTGCTCGGCCGGTGGCGAGAGGAATACCAAGACATGGACTTCTCCCGCGCTGATGACATCTTGGCGCAGGTAGGTGCGACCCATCTGAAAGAACGCACATGGGGAACACTGTCCGAAGGTGAAAAGAAGCGCGTCGTCCTAGCTCGCGCCCTCATGTCCAACCCGGAGCTGCTCATCCTCGATGAGCCTTCAGCCGGAATGGACCTGGGCGGCCGCGAAGACCTAGTGGGATACCTCGGCGATCTAGCCATGGATCCCGATGCCCCAGCGATTGTCATGATCACCCACCACGTGGAGGAAATCCCCTACGGCTTCACCCACGCCATGCTGCTGGATGAGGGTAAGGTAGTGGCAAAAGGCCTGATTAATTCCGTCCTTACCTCCGAAAACCTGACTCGCGCCTTCCACCAGCCCATCCAGGTGGACCGCATTGGACAGCGATACTTCGCCCGCCGAGCTTCTCTATGA
- a CDS encoding NUDIX hydrolase, which translates to MTNPIHDRLDAIDASDTTGFNGGRLAATVLLLRDGADGLEVWVQERVHTMHNYPGHSVFPGGGVDPRDFPPRSWDSGELWAGKSVVAMARRMGVTKYKAHALVFAAARELFEEAGTLFAIREDGIVSNARRYHKERKLLENHTISFTEFLSNNGMRVDADMLLPWARWVGKGKSHWFDTFFFVGVLPSGQEPDGDTDEADDAGWFSPQLILDGWRAGLVRLVIPTWAQMQRLSKYSSVQEVLDDASYSDLRPVIGDPREDSRYREFFSTTPLDRI; encoded by the coding sequence ATGACCAATCCTATTCATGACCGTCTAGATGCCATCGACGCCAGCGATACCACCGGCTTTAATGGTGGGCGCTTGGCGGCAACGGTCCTGCTGTTGCGGGATGGCGCTGACGGTCTTGAGGTATGGGTCCAAGAACGGGTCCACACTATGCATAACTACCCGGGGCATTCGGTGTTTCCCGGAGGGGGAGTAGATCCGCGCGACTTTCCACCTCGATCTTGGGACTCGGGCGAGCTGTGGGCCGGTAAATCAGTCGTTGCGATGGCCCGGCGAATGGGGGTGACAAAGTACAAGGCCCATGCCCTTGTCTTTGCTGCTGCGCGCGAACTCTTCGAAGAAGCCGGCACCCTTTTTGCCATACGCGAAGACGGCATTGTTTCTAATGCGCGGCGCTATCACAAGGAGCGAAAGCTTCTGGAAAACCACACCATTTCCTTTACCGAATTCCTCAGCAATAACGGCATGCGGGTCGACGCCGATATGCTCCTTCCCTGGGCGCGCTGGGTAGGAAAAGGCAAGAGCCACTGGTTCGATACCTTCTTCTTCGTTGGGGTGTTGCCCTCCGGCCAAGAACCAGACGGGGATACCGATGAAGCTGATGATGCCGGATGGTTCTCCCCGCAGCTCATCCTGGATGGCTGGCGCGCCGGGCTGGTGCGCCTAGTCATTCCTACGTGGGCGCAAATGCAAAGGTTGAGCAAATACTCCTCGGTCCAAGAAGTCTTAGATGATGCGTCCTATTCTGATCTGCGCCCCGTCATTGGGGATCCCCGCGAGGATTCCCGGTACCGCGAATTCTTTTCCACCACCCCTTTAGACCGCATATGA
- a CDS encoding low molecular weight phosphatase family protein, with translation MTSVLFLCNTNRGKSQMAAALAAKHAPEWDIYSAGVQTTPEHTQQGINQEAKASLAKVGAEMTGTPALVDPNLAATVDHVVVVGDAKYEGPAQRWTIEDPSLRGLEGEERMDALRDDIEARVVEFLRTQR, from the coding sequence ATGACTTCAGTGCTTTTCCTGTGCAATACAAATCGCGGCAAGTCCCAGATGGCAGCGGCGTTAGCCGCGAAGCATGCCCCTGAATGGGATATTTACTCGGCTGGGGTGCAAACTACGCCGGAGCACACCCAGCAGGGTATCAATCAAGAGGCTAAAGCCTCCCTCGCGAAGGTGGGAGCAGAAATGACTGGTACTCCTGCTCTAGTGGATCCTAACCTTGCCGCCACTGTCGACCACGTCGTCGTAGTAGGTGATGCGAAATATGAGGGGCCAGCACAGCGGTGGACTATCGAGGATCCTTCGCTTCGCGGTCTGGAAGGTGAAGAGCGCATGGACGCGCTCCGTGATGACATCGAAGCGCGCGTAGTGGAGTTCCTGCGGACGCAGCGATAA
- the glgB gene encoding 1,4-alpha-glucan branching protein GlgB produces MNIPAADLARLNDCRHHDPHGFYGWHEGTVRTCQPGATAVHVHTPTQSISMDLVDDDIWEAEVGDNCDYRLEISYPEVPTRIVADGYHFLPTIGSLDLHLIGEGRHERLWEVLGANLRSYETEMGSVEGVSFAVWAPNAQGVAVVGDFCGWNPTQYPMRSLGSTGVWEVFVPGIGAGEHYKFALFSHEGRKDKADPLAKRTACPPETDSIVDSTSFAWSDSAWMGKRTGNLDVPMSIYEVHVGSWKVGANYNRLREELIPYLKEHGFTHVELLPVAEHPFGGSWGYQVSGYYSPSARWGSPDEFRELVNALHENGIGVIVDWVPAHFPKDDWALGRFDGQALYEHPDPRRGEQSDWGTYVFDFGRNEVRNFLVANALYWAEEFHIDGLRVDAVASMLYLDYSRDEWLPNQYGGRENLEAVQFLQETNATLNRTHSGVLTIAEESTSWPGVTAPTSENGLGFSLKWNMGWMNDTLEYFQHEPIHRSHHHGELTFSMVYAYSERYVLPFSHDEVVHGKGSLWERMPGDDWNKAAGLRALYGYMFSHPGKNLLFMGQEFGQTTEWAEGHSVDWGNLDGWANEWHRGIKRLVRDINFIYRDTPALWSQDFSQGGFQWVKADDSNNNVLGYVRYGADGSALLAVCNLSGSSIPNYDLWVPYDGEWQMILNTDDAVYEGAGNPLPQHIHVADNLTTLHLPANSVQWYVLEQ; encoded by the coding sequence ATGAATATCCCGGCCGCTGATCTCGCCCGCCTGAACGACTGCCGCCACCATGACCCACACGGCTTTTATGGTTGGCACGAAGGCACCGTACGCACCTGCCAGCCTGGCGCCACGGCGGTACACGTTCACACCCCCACCCAATCCATTTCCATGGACTTGGTAGACGATGATATTTGGGAAGCAGAGGTGGGCGATAACTGCGATTACCGCCTAGAAATCTCCTATCCGGAGGTGCCTACTCGCATTGTGGCAGACGGCTATCATTTCCTTCCCACCATCGGCTCGCTGGACCTGCACCTTATTGGAGAAGGCCGCCACGAGCGCCTCTGGGAAGTCCTCGGTGCAAACTTGCGCAGCTACGAGACAGAGATGGGCTCCGTGGAAGGGGTCTCCTTTGCCGTGTGGGCTCCCAACGCCCAAGGCGTGGCTGTGGTGGGTGACTTCTGTGGCTGGAACCCAACCCAGTATCCGATGCGTTCTTTAGGCTCTACCGGCGTATGGGAGGTCTTTGTTCCAGGCATCGGTGCTGGCGAGCACTATAAGTTCGCCCTTTTTAGCCACGAGGGCCGCAAGGACAAGGCCGACCCCTTGGCAAAGCGCACCGCCTGCCCGCCGGAAACAGACTCTATCGTGGATTCCACCAGCTTCGCTTGGTCCGATTCCGCCTGGATGGGCAAGCGCACCGGCAACCTCGACGTCCCCATGAGCATCTATGAGGTTCACGTCGGCTCGTGGAAGGTTGGCGCCAACTACAACCGCCTGCGCGAGGAACTCATTCCGTATCTCAAGGAGCACGGTTTCACCCACGTCGAGCTCTTGCCCGTTGCAGAGCACCCCTTTGGCGGCTCCTGGGGCTACCAAGTCTCCGGCTACTACTCGCCGTCCGCGCGTTGGGGCTCGCCGGATGAATTCCGTGAACTGGTCAATGCACTGCACGAAAACGGCATCGGCGTCATCGTGGACTGGGTGCCGGCCCACTTCCCCAAAGATGACTGGGCCCTCGGACGCTTCGACGGACAGGCGCTGTATGAGCACCCCGATCCCCGCCGCGGTGAACAATCCGACTGGGGCACCTATGTCTTTGATTTCGGACGCAATGAGGTCCGCAATTTCCTTGTAGCCAATGCACTGTACTGGGCCGAAGAGTTCCATATCGATGGCCTGCGCGTAGACGCCGTGGCCTCCATGCTCTACCTGGATTATTCCCGCGATGAATGGCTGCCCAACCAGTACGGCGGGCGCGAGAATTTAGAGGCCGTGCAGTTCCTGCAGGAAACCAATGCCACTCTCAACCGCACCCATTCTGGTGTGCTCACCATCGCCGAGGAATCCACCTCCTGGCCGGGCGTTACCGCTCCGACTTCTGAAAATGGCCTGGGTTTTTCCCTGAAGTGGAACATGGGCTGGATGAATGACACCCTGGAGTACTTCCAACACGAACCCATCCACCGCTCCCATCACCACGGCGAACTCACCTTTTCTATGGTCTACGCCTACTCTGAGCGCTATGTACTACCGTTTAGCCATGATGAAGTGGTGCACGGCAAAGGCTCGCTGTGGGAACGCATGCCCGGTGATGACTGGAATAAGGCCGCCGGCCTGCGGGCACTCTACGGATACATGTTTTCCCACCCCGGCAAGAACCTGCTGTTCATGGGCCAAGAATTCGGCCAGACTACCGAGTGGGCCGAGGGGCATTCTGTAGACTGGGGCAACCTCGATGGGTGGGCTAACGAGTGGCACCGCGGCATCAAGAGACTCGTGCGCGATATTAACTTCATCTATCGTGACACCCCTGCCTTGTGGTCGCAAGACTTTAGCCAAGGGGGATTCCAGTGGGTCAAGGCGGATGACTCGAATAATAACGTGCTCGGCTACGTCCGCTACGGTGCTGATGGCTCCGCCCTACTCGCCGTGTGCAACCTTTCTGGTTCTTCTATTCCCAACTACGACCTTTGGGTTCCATATGACGGCGAGTGGCAGATGATCCTCAACACTGATGATGCTGTCTATGAAGGCGCTGGGAATCCGCTTCCCCAGCACATTCACGTAGCGGATAATCTCACCACGCTTCATCTACCGGCTAACTCGGTACAGTGGTACGTGCTGGAGCAATAA
- a CDS encoding electron transfer flavoprotein subunit alpha/FixB family protein: MSHVYVLVEHDADKVLPVTGELITAARELGTVSAVVVGKQADKFDADLAALGAAQVVQATAEDYDQRFLTPEVDALHALGAANPAPIVLAATPANNEIAGRLAARLASGALVNVDAIAADGSAQMTIFGGSYETTSTAAGQCPIYTLRPGAVETAPQQVEAQPAPMPLPAATGIDVKVTSFTPAQKSARPEITEAKAVVAGGRGVGNEFSTVVEPLADALGAAVGATRDAVDEGFYDAAYQIGQTGVTVSPDLYIGLGISGAIQHTSGMQTSGTIVVVNQDQDEPFFQIADLGVVGDLHEIAPALTEELKARQ, translated from the coding sequence ATGTCTCACGTTTACGTACTAGTTGAGCACGATGCGGATAAGGTCCTTCCCGTTACCGGCGAGTTGATTACAGCTGCGCGGGAATTGGGTACGGTGTCCGCAGTGGTCGTCGGCAAGCAGGCCGATAAGTTCGATGCTGACCTTGCCGCCCTCGGTGCCGCGCAGGTGGTTCAGGCAACGGCCGAGGATTATGATCAGCGTTTCCTTACCCCAGAAGTTGATGCCCTGCATGCCCTCGGCGCAGCTAACCCCGCGCCCATCGTGTTGGCTGCAACTCCGGCGAATAATGAAATTGCCGGCCGCCTTGCAGCTCGCCTCGCTTCTGGAGCGCTCGTCAACGTCGATGCCATTGCTGCCGATGGCTCTGCCCAGATGACCATTTTTGGTGGTTCCTATGAGACCACCTCTACCGCCGCTGGACAGTGCCCGATTTACACCCTCCGCCCAGGCGCGGTTGAGACCGCACCACAGCAGGTAGAGGCGCAGCCGGCGCCCATGCCACTGCCGGCCGCTACGGGAATAGACGTTAAGGTAACCTCCTTCACCCCGGCCCAGAAGTCCGCACGACCGGAAATTACCGAGGCCAAGGCGGTCGTCGCCGGCGGCCGTGGCGTGGGCAACGAATTCAGCACCGTAGTCGAGCCGCTTGCTGATGCTCTCGGCGCTGCTGTCGGCGCCACTCGCGACGCGGTAGATGAAGGCTTTTACGACGCCGCCTATCAGATCGGCCAGACCGGTGTTACCGTCTCGCCGGATCTCTATATCGGTTTGGGCATCTCCGGCGCTATCCAGCACACCTCTGGCATGCAGACCTCCGGCACCATTGTGGTGGTCAACCAGGATCAAGATGAGCCGTTCTTCCAGATCGCTGACCTTGGCGTCGTGGGCGACCTGCATGAAATCGCTCCAGCTCTCACCGAGGAACTGAAGGCACGCCAGTAA
- a CDS encoding THUMP-like domain-containing protein produces the protein MSYTPAEVSFLMDHHEEITSLDLTLTKASRLKDAEVLKEKFGDFGRAVMELVTARNSGKLPRNWLMDADSAQQATPTGVAAYRMSFLAEQGVRTVHDLTCSIGTEGYNCPLDYFGSDLDESRVRMARYNLSSANIFRADALTTTTTADVLLADPARRAGGKRITRPEDLVPPLPEVVDKHRGKELAIKCAPGLDFSEWDGLVTVASVDGGVKESCLYTPGLGTGRKAVMIRGEQIDVLDDQETNLPEAGDIGSYLIDPDGAVVRAGLVQHYAAREGLHQIDPRIAYLTGERIPEGTSGFPFIEKVPLKKLKSVLKSYDAGSLEILVRGVEVDPDQLRKKMKLKGKKPFAVIITRIGSQRIALLCQPRVSSSEDNYAT, from the coding sequence ATGAGTTATACCCCCGCAGAAGTCAGCTTCCTGATGGACCACCATGAGGAAATAACTAGCCTCGATCTCACACTGACCAAGGCCTCTCGGCTCAAAGATGCCGAGGTCCTCAAAGAAAAGTTCGGCGACTTTGGCCGCGCAGTTATGGAGTTGGTGACTGCGCGTAATTCAGGCAAGCTTCCGCGCAATTGGCTGATGGATGCTGACTCCGCCCAGCAAGCCACTCCCACCGGCGTTGCTGCGTATCGCATGAGCTTCCTTGCGGAACAGGGAGTTCGTACCGTTCATGATCTCACCTGTTCCATCGGCACGGAAGGCTATAATTGCCCGCTTGACTATTTCGGCTCGGATCTGGATGAGTCGCGCGTGAGGATGGCTAGGTATAACCTCTCTTCGGCCAACATATTCCGCGCGGATGCGCTCACCACGACTACGACTGCCGATGTCCTCCTTGCAGATCCAGCCCGCCGCGCCGGTGGGAAAAGGATCACGCGGCCGGAAGATTTGGTGCCGCCGCTTCCGGAGGTCGTCGATAAGCATCGCGGCAAGGAGCTGGCCATTAAGTGCGCGCCCGGTCTTGATTTCAGCGAATGGGATGGTCTCGTTACCGTCGCGAGCGTCGATGGGGGAGTAAAGGAATCCTGCCTGTATACCCCTGGACTTGGTACGGGGCGCAAGGCGGTAATGATTCGTGGCGAACAGATAGATGTCCTCGATGACCAAGAAACAAACCTGCCAGAGGCCGGCGATATTGGCAGCTACCTGATTGATCCGGACGGCGCCGTCGTTCGTGCTGGCCTAGTTCAGCACTACGCGGCTAGGGAAGGGCTGCACCAAATCGATCCGCGCATCGCGTACCTAACAGGGGAGAGGATTCCGGAGGGAACTTCGGGATTTCCATTCATAGAAAAAGTACCCCTAAAGAAATTAAAATCCGTACTTAAATCCTATGACGCGGGGAGTCTGGAAATCCTTGTGCGCGGGGTAGAAGTGGACCCTGACCAGCTACGCAAGAAGATGAAGCTGAAAGGAAAGAAGCCTTTTGCAGTAATCATTACGCGAATTGGCTCACAGAGAATCGCCTTGCTCTGTCAACCCCGAGTATCATCGTCCGAGGATAATTACGCAACATAA
- a CDS encoding thiamine-binding protein, whose protein sequence is MIVAFSVAPAVVNNDSQEMADAVAEAVRVVRESGLPNETNAMFTLLEGEWDEVFGTIKKATEAVRAVSPRTSLVVKADIREGVTNQLTDKVDAVNRRLAKED, encoded by the coding sequence ATGATTGTTGCATTTTCTGTAGCCCCAGCGGTAGTCAATAATGACTCCCAAGAAATGGCCGATGCCGTGGCCGAGGCTGTACGCGTGGTTCGCGAGTCTGGCCTCCCTAATGAGACTAATGCCATGTTTACCCTTCTGGAAGGGGAATGGGATGAGGTCTTTGGAACCATCAAAAAGGCAACTGAGGCAGTGCGCGCTGTATCCCCGCGTACTTCTTTGGTGGTAAAGGCCGATATTCGTGAAGGCGTGACCAATCAGCTGACAGACAAGGTAGACGCGGTCAACCGCCGCCTTGCAAAGGAGGACTAG